One Oceanicoccus sagamiensis genomic region harbors:
- the bioF gene encoding 8-amino-7-oxononanoate synthase: protein MSDPLQLTAALNERKSNHLYRQRRTLESAQGAEVIVDGKAYLNFCSNDYLGLANHPDVIAAFTSVANDFGVGSGASHLVCGHSRWHHQLEEELADFVGRDRAVLFSTGYMANLGVVNALVGKQDAVFEDKLNHASLLDAGLLSGARFQRFLHNDLANLEARLKKSTDNKKLIVVDSVFSMDGDLAPLDNLAALAKQYNAALMADDAHGFGVLGETGAGSADYFNLDQQQLPVLMGTLGKGLGSFGAFVAGSEELAETLIQFARPYIYTTAIPPAVAAASLASLNIVRNDVDRRQHLQSLIAYFKQQAEQLGLTLMPSITAIQPLMIGDSEQAMAISEALLERGFLISAIRPPTVPANSARLRITLSAAHSKTQVDRLLTALAEVVL from the coding sequence ATGTCAGACCCTTTGCAACTGACTGCAGCGCTCAACGAGCGCAAGTCCAACCATTTATATCGTCAGCGCCGGACACTGGAAAGTGCTCAGGGCGCTGAAGTTATTGTGGATGGAAAAGCGTATCTGAATTTTTGCAGCAATGATTATTTGGGTTTGGCCAATCACCCGGATGTGATTGCCGCCTTTACTTCGGTCGCTAACGATTTTGGTGTGGGCAGTGGTGCTTCGCATTTAGTCTGCGGGCATAGCCGCTGGCATCATCAGCTAGAAGAAGAGCTGGCGGATTTTGTAGGCCGTGATCGTGCGGTATTATTTTCTACCGGTTATATGGCCAATCTCGGAGTAGTGAATGCTCTGGTCGGCAAACAGGATGCCGTCTTTGAAGATAAACTTAATCATGCCTCCCTATTAGATGCCGGTTTATTATCCGGTGCCCGTTTCCAGCGTTTTTTGCATAATGATTTAGCCAATCTTGAAGCCCGCCTTAAAAAATCAACCGATAATAAAAAACTGATCGTGGTTGATAGTGTCTTTAGTATGGATGGCGATTTAGCCCCCTTGGATAATTTGGCGGCGCTGGCGAAACAATACAATGCCGCCTTAATGGCCGATGATGCTCACGGCTTTGGTGTGCTGGGTGAAACCGGCGCAGGCAGTGCAGACTATTTTAATTTGGATCAACAGCAGTTGCCGGTACTCATGGGTACGCTAGGCAAAGGGCTGGGCAGCTTTGGCGCTTTTGTGGCGGGTAGTGAAGAACTTGCTGAAACCTTAATTCAATTTGCCCGGCCTTATATTTATACCACGGCCATACCGCCAGCTGTAGCTGCCGCCAGTTTGGCCAGTTTAAATATTGTGCGTAACGATGTAGACCGCCGTCAGCATCTGCAATCGCTTATCGCATACTTCAAACAGCAGGCAGAACAACTCGGTCTGACGCTAATGCCTTCAATAACTGCTATCCAGCCCTTGATGATTGGCGATAGCGAACAAGCGATGGCGATCAGTGAGGCGCTACTGGAGCGGGGCTTTTTAATTAGTGCTATTCGTCCGCCAACCGTGCCAGCTAATTCTGCGCGCTTACGTATTACCCTAAGTGCGGCACATAGCAAAACGCAGGTGGATCGTTTATTAACAGCCTTGGCAGAGGTAGTGCTATGA
- a CDS encoding OprO/OprP family phosphate-selective porin — protein MLRITHCLPLLALLILWLPLLPHAGAEALLIRNVQMINQGEEQRPLVSIVIKDNKLDLVSEDTIPIDQVDRAYDAAGGTLLGNLEPGQPASFLILANNSMDDIEKLMDTKRYARFAIYEGELLKNFFRRITVETAEGQAAAKQGWLAYAAPPIAVPLNYRDSTRWNKYEGEWVSGLFAGAIMLDRQRWLDQDRSSERQVGDLTQEYEGGEIRGLRFGGVGTLNFAKPWVWTAFAATHAFDSGFDATDDDDFTLYDLRLDIPLWEKASFSIGKQKEPISMERIMSLTQSPMQERAAVSDALLPARNVGMVVASNFLGDRMTLAGGVFNNWLDKDQPNSLGDNATQYIGRLTWLPIESKQQSTTMHLAMAMRHSNGKEGLFAATDPEFNNAPDFVDTGIFTTDEFTTYQAEASLRSGPFWLHGEYTRTEADTGPGDNEYDLDGFHLTGSWIVTGEMRPYNYQAGIFGGVPIAKSVEQNGWGALELSLRYSELDLSEYPTDSGKMDIWSAGANWMLTPYMYFTLNYRYITLDRYGEEGDTHGLNTRLVLLLE, from the coding sequence ATGTTAAGGATTACACACTGTTTGCCACTGCTGGCGCTGTTAATACTTTGGCTGCCACTATTACCTCACGCTGGGGCTGAAGCTCTGCTAATCAGAAATGTACAAATGATTAATCAGGGCGAGGAACAGCGCCCGTTGGTTAGCATTGTTATTAAGGATAACAAGCTGGATTTGGTGTCTGAAGATACCATTCCTATTGATCAGGTAGACCGCGCCTACGATGCCGCCGGTGGCACGCTGCTGGGCAATCTTGAGCCGGGCCAGCCCGCCAGCTTCCTGATTCTTGCTAATAACTCCATGGATGATATTGAAAAACTGATGGATACCAAGCGCTATGCACGGTTTGCCATCTATGAGGGGGAGCTGCTAAAAAACTTTTTCCGTCGCATTACCGTGGAAACAGCCGAAGGGCAGGCCGCTGCCAAGCAGGGTTGGTTGGCCTATGCCGCCCCACCCATTGCTGTACCCCTTAACTACCGCGATAGCACTCGCTGGAATAAATATGAAGGTGAGTGGGTGTCTGGCCTATTTGCTGGCGCGATTATGCTGGACCGGCAACGCTGGCTGGACCAGGACCGCAGCAGTGAGCGTCAGGTGGGTGACCTGACCCAAGAGTATGAGGGTGGTGAAATCCGAGGTTTGCGTTTTGGTGGTGTAGGTACCCTAAATTTTGCCAAGCCCTGGGTTTGGACTGCCTTTGCCGCTACTCATGCCTTTGATAGCGGTTTTGATGCTACCGATGATGATGATTTTACTCTCTATGATTTACGTCTGGATATTCCCTTATGGGAAAAAGCCAGCTTTAGTATTGGCAAGCAAAAAGAGCCTATCTCCATGGAGCGGATTATGTCGCTAACCCAATCGCCCATGCAGGAACGGGCGGCGGTTTCCGATGCGCTATTACCGGCCCGGAATGTTGGGATGGTGGTAGCCAGTAATTTTTTGGGTGACCGGATGACGTTAGCGGGAGGTGTCTTTAATAATTGGCTGGATAAGGATCAGCCCAATTCACTGGGGGATAATGCCACGCAATATATTGGCCGGCTTACCTGGTTGCCCATAGAGTCCAAACAGCAAAGTACCACCATGCACCTCGCTATGGCCATGCGTCACTCCAACGGCAAGGAAGGCTTGTTTGCCGCCACCGACCCGGAATTTAATAATGCCCCGGATTTTGTCGATACCGGCATTTTCACCACCGACGAATTTACCACCTATCAGGCCGAGGCCTCTCTACGCTCAGGCCCTTTTTGGCTGCATGGTGAATATACCCGCACCGAGGCTGATACTGGCCCGGGGGATAATGAATATGACCTTGATGGCTTCCACCTAACCGGCTCCTGGATCGTGACTGGCGAGATGCGCCCTTATAATTATCAGGCTGGGATTTTTGGTGGCGTGCCGATTGCCAAATCAGTAGAACAAAATGGCTGGGGGGCATTGGAATTAAGTCTTCGTTATAGTGAGTTGGATTTGAGTGAGTACCCAACGGATAGCGGCAAGATGGATATCTGGTCAGCGGGGGCTAATTGGATGTTAACGCCCTATATGTATTTCACTTTGAACTACCGCTATATCACCTTGGACCGCTATGGTGAGGAAGGCGATACCCATGGTCTTAATACCCGCTTAGTATTGTTGTTGGAGTAG
- the bioD gene encoding dethiobiotin synthase, translated as MGHRFFIAGTDTDVGKTVIATGILAAANTLGLSTVAIKPVAAGCEPTPEGLRNEDALLLQQAMSLELPYEQINPVALEPAIAPHIAAQQIGKRLVVSQLAGYCRGVLMQRSDFAVIEGAGGWRVPLNSVETLAGLAKALNLPVILVVGVKLGCINHALLTAEAIANDGLPLAGWVANRLDADMPCYEENILTLKSLIRAPCLGEVPVLENPTAEAVSQYLSLDSVITP; from the coding sequence ATGGGGCACAGATTTTTTATTGCCGGCACCGATACTGATGTGGGTAAAACCGTTATCGCCACCGGTATTTTGGCGGCGGCGAATACCTTGGGTTTATCGACGGTTGCTATCAAGCCGGTTGCCGCCGGTTGCGAACCAACCCCCGAGGGTTTGCGCAATGAAGACGCCTTGTTATTGCAACAAGCGATGTCCCTAGAGCTACCTTATGAGCAAATTAACCCAGTGGCTTTAGAGCCTGCCATCGCACCCCATATTGCTGCCCAGCAAATTGGCAAACGCTTAGTGGTTTCTCAATTGGCCGGTTATTGTCGAGGCGTCTTAATGCAGCGATCGGATTTTGCGGTGATCGAGGGTGCCGGTGGTTGGCGCGTACCGTTAAATTCGGTAGAGACACTGGCAGGCTTAGCCAAAGCATTAAACCTGCCAGTCATTCTGGTGGTTGGTGTAAAACTGGGCTGTATAAACCATGCGCTACTCACTGCCGAAGCCATCGCCAATGATGGCTTGCCCCTGGCGGGGTGGGTGGCTAATCGTCTGGATGCCGATATGCCCTGTTACGAAGAGAATATCCTCACCCTAAAATCCCTGATCAGGGCCCCCTGTCTGGGTGAGGTGCCGGTATTGGAAAACCCCACCGCTGAGGCTGTTAGTCAGTACTTAAGCTTGGATTCGGTTATAACCCCTTAA
- a CDS encoding hybrid sensor histidine kinase/response regulator produces the protein MYTLLSTLLISLVLAGLTPSLWAGQQTVPAVPLYEDRDISLGLSVVYLEDKDKRLSAPQLIRDFDQFNWQRANDKAVTIGNLDSTFWFSTTIKAPANHRDWFIRISHAGLNLIDSWIILEDQVVAQHQLGSQLPFEQRPFLDSNFVIPVSLQAHQEYQLLFRVSMNGLLDFPLNISSAKPYAEQLSSSNMQLGIYYGIAIIMALYNLVIFIYSRELSYLFYVCFIGSLATFLAIIEGSAFRYLWPNYPQLNDYALPFYAGLTQLFATIFTESFLNIRKHSQRLFTLLLIVGCLNLGAVLSSLLFTTEIAFFISSISGIFTFPLLLFAGSYMWYRGQYYARYFCLSWGLLCFFCLWITIIALGIVPWEINNIWELFRIASTIEMVLLALALAARIDFLSRKEEQSRAESEAKTQFIAQISHELRTPMNGILGMSALLRDHLKDKQSIHFNNVIYQSGLALLGIINDVLDAAKIDADKLETEKIPFSLTNLCEQSLYVIEPQSMVKSLVVTSEIDNSIPPTVIGDPNRIRQVLLNLLSNAAKFTDKGSITLTAKNLGHDSVRITVTDTGSGIDKADLKGLFTPYTQQSSVEQKSKGTGLGLYICKKLVEVMGGTIDFDSTEGQGSSFWFELPLPASDLTPIPLAGQLDEAVISSHKQEKSLTILVAEDNAANQLVINKLLEKMGHQVTIVNNGEEAVHSITDNNKPYDLVLMDCEMPVMDGYEACEKIRQFEQDSQLNAIPIIALTAHAMSEYRERCMQAGMNEVLTKPVRALTLQQTLQRYSKMLEL, from the coding sequence TTGTACACCTTGTTATCTACCCTACTGATCAGCCTGGTTCTTGCCGGTCTAACCCCGTCGCTTTGGGCCGGGCAGCAAACCGTGCCAGCGGTTCCTCTCTATGAAGACCGCGATATCAGCCTGGGACTGTCGGTGGTGTATCTGGAAGACAAGGATAAGCGGCTCAGCGCCCCCCAGCTTATCCGTGACTTTGACCAATTTAACTGGCAGCGCGCCAACGATAAGGCCGTCACTATTGGCAATCTGGATTCCACCTTTTGGTTTAGTACCACCATTAAGGCACCGGCCAATCATCGCGACTGGTTTATTCGTATTAGCCATGCCGGACTAAACCTTATCGACAGCTGGATTATTTTAGAGGACCAGGTGGTTGCCCAGCATCAATTGGGCAGCCAACTGCCTTTTGAACAGCGCCCTTTTCTGGATTCTAATTTTGTTATCCCGGTTAGTTTGCAAGCCCATCAGGAATACCAATTACTGTTTCGGGTCAGTATGAATGGCCTGCTCGACTTCCCCTTAAATATTTCGTCAGCAAAACCCTATGCGGAACAACTATCCAGTAGCAATATGCAACTGGGCATTTACTACGGTATAGCCATCATTATGGCGCTGTATAATTTAGTGATCTTTATTTATAGCCGAGAATTATCGTATTTATTTTATGTCTGCTTTATTGGTTCTCTGGCAACCTTTCTGGCGATTATTGAAGGCAGTGCGTTCCGTTATTTGTGGCCTAACTACCCACAACTGAATGACTATGCCCTGCCCTTTTATGCCGGCCTAACACAATTATTTGCCACAATATTTACTGAAAGCTTTCTCAATATTCGTAAACATAGCCAACGTTTATTTACCTTATTGCTGATTGTTGGCTGCTTAAATCTCGGCGCCGTCCTTAGCTCTTTGCTATTTACCACTGAGATTGCCTTTTTTATCTCTTCTATCTCCGGCATCTTCACCTTCCCCCTATTGCTCTTTGCAGGCAGTTATATGTGGTACCGGGGCCAGTATTATGCCCGCTACTTTTGTCTATCATGGGGCCTGCTCTGCTTTTTCTGTTTATGGATTACCATCATTGCACTGGGCATTGTGCCTTGGGAAATTAATAATATTTGGGAACTATTTAGAATTGCCAGCACCATTGAGATGGTTTTGCTCGCTCTGGCTCTGGCCGCAAGAATTGATTTCCTCTCTCGCAAAGAAGAACAAAGCCGCGCAGAAAGCGAAGCCAAAACACAATTTATTGCGCAGATTAGCCATGAACTGCGCACCCCCATGAATGGTATTTTGGGCATGTCCGCACTGCTGCGAGACCACCTTAAAGACAAACAATCCATTCACTTTAATAATGTAATTTATCAATCCGGGCTTGCCTTACTGGGTATTATTAATGACGTACTGGATGCGGCCAAAATTGATGCCGATAAATTAGAAACTGAAAAAATTCCTTTTAGTTTAACTAATCTTTGCGAACAATCGCTCTATGTTATCGAGCCACAGTCCATGGTGAAATCGCTGGTGGTCACATCGGAAATTGATAACTCCATTCCACCGACTGTAATAGGTGACCCCAACCGTATCCGTCAGGTACTACTTAATCTGTTAAGCAATGCCGCAAAATTTACCGATAAAGGCAGCATCACCCTAACGGCAAAAAATCTGGGACATGATAGCGTTCGTATTACCGTCACCGACACCGGCAGCGGTATCGACAAAGCCGATCTTAAGGGTTTATTTACGCCCTATACCCAGCAGTCCTCCGTTGAACAAAAAAGCAAAGGCACTGGCCTGGGTTTATATATCTGCAAAAAACTGGTTGAAGTGATGGGCGGCACGATCGACTTTGATAGCACGGAAGGACAAGGGTCAAGCTTTTGGTTTGAATTGCCGTTACCGGCAAGCGACCTGACCCCCATACCTCTGGCCGGCCAACTTGATGAAGCGGTGATCTCCAGCCACAAGCAGGAGAAAAGCCTTACCATACTGGTGGCAGAAGATAATGCCGCCAACCAATTGGTGATCAATAAACTACTGGAGAAAATGGGCCATCAGGTGACCATCGTGAATAATGGAGAGGAAGCCGTACACTCGATCACCGACAATAATAAGCCCTACGATTTAGTGCTGATGGATTGTGAAATGCCAGTAATGGATGGCTATGAAGCCTGTGAAAAAATTCGCCAATTTGAGCAGGACAGCCAGCTTAACGCGATACCGATTATTGCCCTGACGGCCCATGCCATGAGCGAATATCGCGAACGATGTATGCAAGCGGGAATGAATGAAGTGCTAACCAAACCGGTAAGGGCGTTAACCTTGCAGCAAACACTGCAACGCTATTCTAAAATGCTCGAGCTTTAA
- a CDS encoding ComF family protein, with protein sequence MVNCFFQLARPFFKACRGFKVTGRCILCGDIGQPGLDICHDCEVDLPRLGHHCQHCALPLPSPEQTLCGHCQLMPPPFQRTVAIYLYQYPVAELIAGFKYNRQLSYGKVLSLTGLNGFVSAYTYEFPDIITPIPLHWRRRLKRGFNQSEQIATYLAKGMDIPTLPLLQRSQFTPPQQQLDAQQRRQNLRGAFEATQNLAGQCVAVVDDVMTTGATATEVSKVLLEAGAGEVHIWVLARTP encoded by the coding sequence ATGGTTAACTGCTTTTTCCAGCTAGCACGTCCGTTTTTTAAGGCCTGCCGGGGTTTTAAGGTCACTGGACGCTGTATTCTCTGCGGTGATATTGGCCAGCCCGGGCTGGATATCTGCCACGATTGCGAGGTCGACCTGCCAAGGCTGGGGCACCATTGCCAGCATTGCGCCCTGCCCCTGCCAAGCCCTGAGCAAACCCTGTGCGGCCACTGCCAGCTTATGCCGCCTCCTTTTCAGAGGACTGTGGCTATCTATCTGTATCAGTACCCTGTAGCCGAGTTAATTGCGGGATTTAAGTACAACAGGCAGCTTAGTTATGGCAAAGTACTCAGCCTAACAGGGCTTAATGGGTTTGTTAGTGCTTACACTTACGAATTTCCCGATATCATCACCCCGATACCCCTGCACTGGCGAAGGCGGCTAAAACGCGGCTTTAACCAGAGCGAACAGATAGCGACTTACCTGGCAAAAGGGATGGATATCCCCACGCTACCATTGCTACAACGCAGCCAATTTACCCCACCTCAGCAGCAACTTGATGCGCAGCAGCGAAGGCAAAACCTGAGGGGTGCTTTCGAAGCGACCCAGAATTTAGCAGGGCAATGTGTTGCGGTGGTAGATGATGTGATGACAACAGGAGCAACGGCCACCGAGGTCAGCAAGGTGCTTTTGGAGGCAGGGGCTGGCGAGGTACATATATGGGTGCTGGCCAGAACACCATAA
- a CDS encoding putative metalloprotease CJM1_0395 family protein: MVNVGINTSAFANVVTPFSPVGKQAVGLENAEAKEEVFSPVEEPAVVAAAFDDAETEASDETSQNRDDDKITDRREQQEQQQEQQQIRELAARDREVRAHEQAHASVGGKYAGSPSYTFERGPDGVNYAVGGEVPISLPSGGEDPQATLAAAEQVRRAALAPAEPSSQDRSIAATASQIANDARVEIAVEAREEQVASEESGDAAADDSDTVAAREAEQEKQAAEEARSEEQARQERLEELRAVARRSLQLSERLITLDNIQSQQSVGSVVDQLA, encoded by the coding sequence ATGGTTAATGTAGGGATCAATACATCGGCGTTTGCCAACGTGGTTACCCCCTTTAGTCCGGTGGGTAAGCAGGCTGTTGGTCTGGAAAACGCTGAGGCTAAGGAAGAGGTCTTTTCTCCCGTTGAAGAGCCTGCCGTAGTCGCCGCCGCCTTTGATGACGCCGAAACCGAAGCCTCTGACGAAACCTCCCAAAATCGCGACGATGATAAAATCACCGACCGCCGTGAGCAGCAAGAGCAGCAACAAGAACAACAGCAAATCCGTGAATTAGCCGCCAGAGACCGTGAGGTCCGTGCCCATGAACAGGCCCATGCTTCAGTGGGTGGTAAATATGCCGGCTCCCCGTCCTACACCTTTGAGCGTGGCCCTGATGGTGTCAATTATGCGGTGGGTGGAGAAGTGCCTATTTCACTACCGTCTGGGGGTGAAGATCCGCAAGCCACGCTGGCCGCAGCCGAGCAGGTTCGCAGAGCCGCCCTGGCCCCTGCTGAGCCTTCATCTCAGGATCGCAGTATTGCGGCAACCGCTAGCCAAATAGCCAATGACGCCAGAGTAGAAATTGCGGTGGAGGCCAGAGAAGAGCAGGTTGCTTCAGAAGAGTCCGGGGATGCAGCCGCTGATGATTCAGATACCGTAGCAGCCCGTGAAGCGGAGCAGGAAAAGCAAGCGGCGGAAGAAGCCCGCAGCGAAGAGCAGGCGCGTCAGGAGCGGCTGGAAGAATTGCGTGCTGTGGCCCGTCGCAGCCTCCAGCTGAGTGAACGTCTAATCACCCTCGATAATATTCAAAGCCAGCAGAGCGTGGGTTCTGTTGTTGACCAGTTAGCCTGA
- the bioC gene encoding malonyl-ACP O-methyltransferase BioC, with the protein MRPALVLLHGWGTSSLIWQEWLPNLDQHFNVVQVDLPGYGATTVDRYVDTDSVITELMAELPDKAIFLGYSLGGMIATTIASRFPERVTALITLASNLQFVADKQWPYAMDKKIFDDFYSLVANNTAMAKKRFSALQAHGSEQEKTLVKNLRAKKESITEQTLENSLEFLSTINNTALIDSITVPAIYLFGENDQLVPITAANALKEKLGDTVHIIPGACHALFLDKPEYCWNIIKHWLDAHSERLSEHRALDKQQVARSFSRAATTYDSVADLQRRIGNRLTDFLPAIAAQVVVDLGCGTGYFARPLQTAYPDGQIIGLDLAEGMVNHAAKHQSGCQWLCGDAENLPLADNSVDIIFSSLAIQWCEDNTALFAEVFRVLKPAGRFVFATLGPNTLHELRSAWEEVDNFVHVNRFVERDIIDQAISDAGFSAACLAVEENIVLEYDTLKQLTKELKALGAHNVNSGRQTGLTGKQRIRGLIAAYDQQRNAQGVLPATYQTWYGVLEKPVQGQTIQQQGLG; encoded by the coding sequence ATGAGGCCGGCCTTAGTCCTGCTACATGGCTGGGGTACGTCGAGCCTGATATGGCAAGAGTGGCTGCCAAACTTAGATCAGCATTTTAATGTTGTGCAGGTTGACCTTCCCGGTTATGGCGCAACGACGGTAGATCGTTATGTCGATACCGATAGCGTAATCACCGAGCTGATGGCCGAGCTGCCTGATAAAGCTATTTTTCTGGGTTATTCTCTGGGTGGTATGATTGCCACAACGATTGCCAGCCGCTTTCCCGAGCGGGTAACGGCGTTAATTACCTTGGCCAGTAATTTGCAATTTGTCGCTGATAAGCAATGGCCCTATGCGATGGATAAAAAGATCTTTGATGATTTTTATTCCTTGGTAGCCAACAATACGGCGATGGCTAAAAAACGCTTTTCCGCGTTGCAAGCCCATGGCTCCGAGCAGGAAAAAACGCTGGTAAAAAACCTTAGAGCGAAAAAAGAAAGCATAACGGAGCAGACGCTTGAAAACTCACTCGAATTTTTATCAACTATCAATAACACAGCGTTGATCGATAGCATTACAGTGCCAGCAATCTATCTGTTTGGTGAAAACGATCAGTTGGTGCCGATAACGGCTGCCAACGCGTTAAAAGAAAAGCTGGGAGATACCGTGCATATTATTCCCGGTGCTTGCCATGCTTTGTTTTTAGATAAGCCGGAATATTGTTGGAATATTATTAAGCACTGGTTGGATGCCCATAGTGAACGCTTATCTGAACATCGTGCTTTGGATAAACAGCAGGTCGCACGGTCTTTTAGCCGCGCTGCAACAACCTACGATAGCGTTGCCGACTTACAGCGTCGTATCGGCAATCGCTTGACCGATTTTTTGCCAGCCATCGCTGCACAAGTGGTTGTAGATTTGGGTTGCGGCACGGGTTATTTTGCCAGGCCATTACAAACGGCCTATCCCGATGGCCAGATTATCGGTCTGGACCTTGCCGAAGGTATGGTTAATCATGCGGCAAAGCATCAGTCCGGCTGCCAGTGGCTGTGTGGCGATGCGGAAAATTTACCGCTGGCGGATAACTCTGTCGATATCATTTTTTCCAGCCTCGCTATTCAATGGTGTGAAGATAATACCGCTCTCTTTGCCGAAGTGTTTAGAGTATTAAAACCGGCCGGGCGTTTTGTTTTTGCTACCCTTGGCCCGAATACCTTGCATGAATTACGCAGTGCCTGGGAGGAGGTGGATAATTTTGTTCATGTTAACCGTTTTGTTGAACGGGATATTATTGATCAGGCGATTAGTGATGCGGGGTTTTCTGCGGCTTGCCTAGCGGTTGAAGAAAATATTGTGCTGGAGTACGACACCTTAAAACAATTAACCAAAGAATTAAAAGCTTTGGGTGCGCATAATGTTAATAGCGGCCGTCAAACCGGCTTAACCGGCAAGCAAAGAATTCGCGGCTTAATAGCTGCCTATGATCAACAACGCAACGCGCAAGGTGTTTTGCCCGCCACTTATCAAACGTGGTACGGCGTATTAGAAAAACCAGTGCAGGGTCAAACCATACAACAGCAGGGGCTGGGATAA
- the bioB gene encoding biotin synthase BioB, giving the protein MTAANSLVRHDWTPQEVQSLFELPFNDLLFKAQSVHRQYFNPNEVQVSTLLSIKTGACPEDCKYCPQSNRYDTGLEKEKLMEVEKVLQEAAEAKATGATRFCMGAAWRSPKAKDMPYVTAMVKGVKEMGLESCMTLGMLTADQAAELSEAGLDYYNHNLDTSPEFYGEVITTRTYSDRLTTISNVRDAGIKVCSGGIVGMGETVKDRAGLLIQLSNMPQHPESVPINMLVRVEGTPLAQETDLDNFDFIRTIAVARILMPESHVRLSAGREEMNEEMHALAYFAGANSIFYGEKLLTTANPEANKDLQLFDRLGIQPEDREVERCDDGEEDRIREQIQQAQNDKFFYDAAQA; this is encoded by the coding sequence ATGACCGCCGCTAATAGCCTGGTTCGCCACGATTGGACCCCACAGGAAGTTCAGTCCCTGTTTGAGCTGCCCTTTAACGATTTGCTATTTAAAGCCCAGTCGGTTCACCGCCAGTACTTTAACCCTAACGAGGTGCAGGTGAGCACGCTGTTGTCGATCAAAACCGGTGCCTGTCCTGAAGACTGCAAATACTGCCCCCAGAGCAATCGCTACGATACCGGCCTGGAAAAAGAAAAATTAATGGAAGTAGAGAAGGTCTTGCAAGAAGCGGCAGAAGCCAAAGCCACTGGCGCTACTCGCTTCTGTATGGGGGCCGCCTGGCGCTCACCTAAAGCCAAAGATATGCCCTATGTCACCGCCATGGTTAAAGGCGTGAAGGAAATGGGTTTGGAAAGCTGTATGACATTGGGTATGTTAACGGCGGATCAAGCCGCTGAATTGTCGGAAGCGGGCCTTGATTATTACAACCACAATTTAGATACCTCACCGGAGTTTTACGGTGAAGTGATTACCACGCGGACGTATTCAGACCGTTTAACCACTATCTCCAATGTTCGCGATGCCGGTATTAAAGTCTGTAGTGGCGGTATTGTCGGTATGGGTGAAACGGTTAAAGACCGCGCCGGTTTATTAATTCAGTTATCCAATATGCCCCAGCACCCAGAGAGCGTGCCCATCAATATGTTGGTACGGGTTGAAGGTACGCCTTTAGCGCAAGAAACCGATTTGGATAATTTTGATTTTATTCGCACCATTGCCGTGGCGCGTATCTTAATGCCTGAGTCCCATGTGCGTTTATCCGCTGGCCGTGAAGAGATGAATGAAGAAATGCATGCGCTGGCGTACTTTGCCGGTGCCAATTCCATCTTCTACGGTGAAAAATTATTAACCACTGCCAACCCCGAAGCGAATAAAGATTTACAACTGTTTGACCGTTTAGGTATTCAACCTGAAGACCGTGAAGTTGAGCGCTGTGATGACGGTGAAGAAGACCGTATCCGCGAGCAAATTCAACAAGCGCAAAACGATAAGTTTTTCTACGACGCAGCGCAGGCTTAA
- a CDS encoding DUF3094 family protein — MVRENKLYPEDQAKVDEFLKKGVNSVERKPFKPLRLLFILIVIVTGLSIFSIALARMSGIY, encoded by the coding sequence ATGGTTAGAGAAAATAAGTTATACCCGGAAGATCAAGCCAAGGTGGATGAGTTCCTGAAAAAAGGCGTTAACTCGGTAGAGCGCAAACCTTTTAAGCCGCTGCGGCTGTTATTTATCCTGATTGTGATCGTAACCGGCCTGAGTATTTTTAGTATCGCGTTGGCCAGAATGTCCGGTATTTATTAA